From one Candidatus Cloacimonadota bacterium genomic stretch:
- a CDS encoding ABC transporter ATP-binding protein, with translation MSLLNIQQLFFKYHQTDDWLFQDLNLSAENGEVIVIHGLNGSGKSTLLSLLCGIIPKEIKGVKDGVISINDIDIDGLSLPELSPLVSMVFQEPEMQLSFPIVEQELAFGPENVMVKEHEICQRIQRISDLLHISHLLKSDIASLSYGQKKLITIAALYTLSPDIILLDEPEDGLSADSIGSIRDCIMQYKQEKLTIISSTTHTFDDISDRIITIS, from the coding sequence ATGTCGCTACTGAATATTCAACAATTATTCTTCAAATATCATCAAACTGATGACTGGCTTTTTCAAGACCTGAATCTATCAGCAGAAAATGGTGAAGTAATCGTAATTCATGGTTTAAACGGAAGTGGAAAATCAACGCTGCTTTCTCTGCTTTGCGGAATCATTCCGAAAGAAATAAAGGGTGTAAAAGACGGAGTCATCTCGATAAATGATATCGATATTGACGGGCTTAGTTTACCGGAACTTTCACCACTCGTCAGTATGGTTTTTCAGGAGCCGGAGATGCAGCTTAGCTTCCCCATTGTGGAACAGGAGCTTGCATTTGGACCGGAAAATGTAATGGTCAAAGAACATGAGATCTGCCAGAGAATTCAAAGAATTTCCGATTTACTACACATATCTCACCTTCTGAAATCAGACATCGCATCGCTTTCTTACGGGCAAAAAAAACTCATAACAATTGCTGCTCTGTATACCCTCTCACCAGATATTATTCTTCTCGACGAACCAGAGGATGGATTATCTGCAGATTCTATCGGAAGTATCAGAGATTGTATCATGCAATATAAACAAGAGAAACTCACGATCATTTCATCAACAACCCATACCTTTGATGACATCTCAGACCGGATCATAACAATATCATGA
- a CDS encoding ABC transporter ATP-binding protein, which yields MKPFFSLQNVSFSYDDNCIFETINLDFFRQEVIVISGENGTGKTTLCKILFGLYKQFSGDILFEEKDLPGIDIDYITSKISFIQEQTQHGFLGATPDEDLAIWQHKFQRRDDETFKAKRNAIFERFGINHISNKPIWELSSGQQKRVVLASLLLNTHKFWILDDPLFSLDSNGINTLLSILAQHKLLGSGALIATQRPHIFSLVADSIYEIKGKKLSPVLGK from the coding sequence ATGAAGCCCTTCTTTTCTCTGCAGAATGTGAGTTTTTCTTATGATGACAACTGCATTTTTGAGACAATCAATCTTGATTTTTTCAGGCAAGAAGTAATCGTCATTTCAGGTGAGAACGGTACTGGCAAAACGACTCTGTGCAAGATTTTATTCGGGTTGTACAAACAATTTTCAGGTGATATCTTATTCGAGGAAAAAGATCTACCTGGTATCGATATTGATTATATTACATCAAAAATATCCTTCATACAAGAACAGACGCAGCATGGTTTTCTTGGGGCAACGCCGGATGAAGACCTTGCAATATGGCAGCATAAATTTCAAAGAAGAGATGATGAGACCTTCAAAGCAAAGAGAAATGCAATCTTTGAACGATTCGGTATAAACCATATTTCAAACAAACCGATCTGGGAACTGAGTTCCGGACAGCAAAAAAGGGTGGTACTCGCTTCCCTGCTGCTGAATACACATAAATTCTGGATATTGGACGATCCGCTCTTTAGTTTAGACTCCAATGGGATAAATACGTTACTCTCAATCCTTGCTCAACACAAACTTTTAGGTTCAGGAGCACTTATTGCCACACAACGTCCGCACATTTTTTCGTTAGTCGCAGACAGCATATATGAGATCAAAGGTAAAAAGCTATCACCGGTTTTGGGAAAATAG